Part of the Drosophila pseudoobscura strain MV-25-SWS-2005 chromosome 2, UCI_Dpse_MV25, whole genome shotgun sequence genome, tatactTTACAATTTGTTAACGGTTTCTACTCGCCGACAATCCGGTTTCGAAAGTGCGCATGATAAACACAATATGGAAGAGAATATCCGTGCCCAATATACTTTCGAGACGATGATTGCACCATATTTTCTAGATGCTGAAAGTCGATGACACTCATTGCCAAACAACAAAGTTAACTTTCGGCAATTCCAGCTTCAGATCTAGCTGCGGATATCGCTCCTCTgttagcagtcgattggcggagataatgaaatgcaaatttcctAAATGCTATTGAAAACTTTACCGCTATTTGTGCTTTATATGGGCAATAAATAAGTCTTAACGCCGCTGAGAATAAATCAAGGCAGGAACCAGGAGAAATTAGCAGGCCATAAAATAAACTGCACTGCAGCGGAGCTTAGGGAATAAACAGATGACGGATCGGCGATCGTAGATCGTAGATCGGAGATCGACAAATCGTTGGGCCGTAAGCCTATTAACGCCCATTCGACATTCTCTTTTATGGCAACCGGTTGGTCCAGTGGCAATGGAATGCTAAGTTCTACAAGTGGTTGCAATTAAGTGCCAGGTTAAAGAAGGTACCATCTGCCAGAGAATCAGCTATTTAATGATCTAGAGAATCTCTCCCACGCCTTGAACATTTGCTTTAATCAGACAGCAACCCACCATCGTTCGCTTTTAATGCATAATCAATGTGGGCTTCCACGAATATGACATGAAATATTCACAATCGGATGCTGAGGCAATTTTTACATGATTGTTCAACCAGACGGGCTTGCAATGGGAAAATGTATTCGACATTCGACAATCGACAAATTGGCAGATTGATTGGCTCTCGGCATTCCGATTTGATTGTGTGCGAGTGGGAATCCAATctcatttgcatatcattaatAGGCCTAGGCATTCGCAGAAACCAGATTGGCCCGCAACCAAGGCCAACTTCCATAGAACTTTCCATTTTATTCTGGAGATAATCTCTCTGTTCAAAAGTTAGCTCATGGGACTGCTCTGACTCCCCCGTCCCGCTCACCTCTGTAGAGCCTCTGCATGCTGAGTGATTTCGTCCACGTAGTTTTGGAGTTCTTCCAGCAGCGCGACCTCCGTGCTGAAAAGCTGTTCCAGACCCGAGGTGGAGCTATAGAACTCGGCGCGGCaggccagcagctggaggaccAGCACCGGAACCAGGATCCACTTCGTCTGAAACATCTCTTTGGGAATCGATACGATACGTGAGCTACCGCTTGCTGTCCCAGCCGCGAATCGTTTGAAACTGTTCGGACTCTGGCGCGATCCGCGATCTTCTACCGAAAAAAGCTCGAGGCGTCCGGCGTCGGGTGTCTGCGACTACGTGAAGCTCGGGCGAGATCAAGCGAGTGTCGATCGAAGCTTTGGTCAAAGACCTGCCCTCGGGGGTAGACGTGCTGCATGAATAGGCCACGTGAAGAGAGTACTCAAGAGGAGCATACATAGAGTTCAATAAACCCAGAACAGAACCCTTGTCGACTGGACTTCAGACTTTACTTGGCTCAAAACTTGCGGCATTTATTCTACAAATCAATTCTTTAaggcatctccatctcccagACACCCCGCAATGGTTACAGCCAGAAGTTTACTTTGGTAATTACTTTCACTTTGCTGCTCGAAGCAGTTGTCACTTCACAAGCccacaaaatattcaaatacaaATCCCCCGCACCGAAACTTTGCCCGTGAACttgtttatgcaaatgaagCCGGCTCATCCACCATCTCTCGACCGACATCGACATGTCTCGACACGTCTCGAGTTTGTTTTGAGTGGAAAGCCGCAAAACCCGCTCAAAGCTGTTCCTTAACCCACCAAGCACCTTTCGGGGCAGTTAGAGAGACACAGAAATGTTTTGGTAACTAGCTTTATTTGATAATCTCGTACTCCAACGACACCTCGTGATCCCGGAAAACGTCGCAGGGCCGCGCAAAGGTCTGTGTGGCTTCGTGTATCCAAACGTTGCCGACTGCAGGTGAGAAAAAATCAAGACAAATAATCAGGTTAATTGCTAAAGGTTAACATTAATGTGAATTGACTTGAGAGTCGTTTAAATTGTGTGAGTCGGAACATTTTCTTACATTTTGTGTGCACTttaaaaggaaataaaatggTGTATTGAATTGAAAACTTGATGATTGGCCATAGACTTGAAGAGGATTTCGAATTTTAAAGTAAATTCAAAGTCTATTAAAGTCTATCGTGTATATGCTTGAACGCTTCATTTTCGGCCCTTGTGAGGGTCTTCTTTCAATTCCCCTTAGAATactatatttaaaaaataaactgaCATCGCTAATCCCTATAAATGTACAGTACTTACTCCACTTGCTGCCCTTGAGGACCGGGCAGCCGGCGTGCTTGGTGCGATAGTCCACGTCGAGGGAGCGGTGCACGTTGTACCAGAAGAGGACGTTCCCCAGCTGCGGCTTCACCGCAAAGTTGAGGAAGGGAAACGCTGTGGCTCCGCCCTGCTCCACATCGGAGAGCTGCAGGGGATGGAACAGGGGCACGTCATAAATGTAAATGGGGGATTAGGTTGACTTGCTCTCACGTAAAAGATGGCGGTGGCCATGCGGTTGCCCTCTTCGGCGGGATAGTGGTCCGGGTCCCGGAAGAAGTCCCAGTGCGGCTCGTAGTGTCCGCCCACGCCGTAGTTGGCGACCTGCAGCTGCTCGCAGAAGGTCATGTCCAGGCCGGTGGCGTCGCTGAGGTCTGAGAGCATCCCCCCCATCGTTGGGTGGGAGTCGTAGGCGAGCCAGGCGTTCTTGCTGACGCGGAAGGAAGATTTCTTGTTTTGGCCACCGGGCAGGGGATTCACCGTGGAGCGGTGCATCCGGGGCACGGCCATCAGCCGAAGGTCGGCGATTTTGCGCGGGCTGAGCATGTCGTGGTAGGTGACCACGAAGGGGTCCAGGCTGTGCTCCTCCAGCTTTAGGGGCGCCAGATGTCGATAGGGGTGGCTTCCCAGCGAGTAGCGACAGCGAAGGGGACGCTCCTGGCGGGGAGAAGGGCCGACCTCGCCACGGCACACCTTCTCGTAGTGGGCGAACTCCTGCGTGAGCTGGAGAACTAAAATTAGTTTCAAATTGGCAGAAAGGATGGGAATTGGGCTGGGGCTTACACTGTAGGAATCTGAGTGCCTGGGCAGAGCCAtgtcctccgcctcctctGGGTTCGTCACCGCTCCCTTGTCGCCCAGATGCCAGTTCCGGATGCGCTTCGGATCGAATTGGAGAACCCGCTGGCTGAGCTCGTAAGCGGTGTCAAAGTCGCCTAAAAACTCGATTGGTCAATACATGCAAATAGCCAATCTCTAGATTTCTGCCTGCTGCTCACCCAGCTGGAACAAACTCTTGGCCACCGCCTCCATTCGATTGAGGGTTCCGCTGTCGGGGGTGGTTGCAGGGGCGGGACTGTGACGTCCCAGGCGCTCCATGGATTCGCGCAGCCACACCTTGGTGTTGTTGTAGTCCTCCATTTCAAAGAGTTGTTGACCCAGCACGAAGCAGTCCTGCCAGCTCATGTCGGAGCTAAAAAAGGATTCAAATAGATGATATACGAGCATATGAGCATATTTTAAGCCTCGCTGGTTATTGCTTATTGGAGCCTTCTCCCTCCATTACTCACCCATATTTTATGCCATTGAGTATGCCGGCGGCCACTTGGGCCACATCCAATTTGTAGGTGCTCTGCAGCCGGACCAGAGCCAAGGCAGCGCCATCCACGTCCTCTTGGCTGGGAAAACTCAGGCCATATCCCTGGGTAGCGTTGAAATCTGTAGGAGGGAAGCAGTTGTAGTAAGTATCTTCGCGGCCTTCGGTCTTATTTACCCATCTTATCAGCAATTTGCTGAACACGGGTCTCTAGATGCGGCCAGTCCGTGTGGAGGCGCTTCATCAGGCGGTACACATTCACCGGATTGGTCAGATAGTTTTCCGTATCCCTGGCGGCCACAACATGCTCCTGCTCGATGGCGAACACCTCGCTGGCGATGATAAACAGGACAGAATAAGGACAGGTTTCAGTTAAAGTTTAGGAGTACCAGTTTGCCAGTTTGTCAGTTTGTCAGTTTATGACTTGTGTCGTCACAAGCGCGAATTTAGCATACGAATATTCAGCCTTAATTAATTCTAATTTATGTCTGATTCTGCATTCATAATAGTTTTTACGATCGCAGCGATAGCCCACCGCGAGTCCGAACGAAAGCGAAatgccagccaccagccactaGCCGCCAGCTGCCGAGCCGTAAACCTGCTAACCAATTTTGTGATTATCCCCAAACTGTCACTAACTATCGCAAGTCGCTCACTAACTTACTAGCATGGCACTCTTCAAGTTCCTCGATCAAGTCAATTATTACAGAACTCAGACACAAAGTCTGCCGGTACCCACGTGGGCACGTGTCTCATTGAAAACTACTTCTCGCACAGGGCATAAAAACATTAATGGATTTTCGATCGTCAGGTTGTAATTAAATTAGCATTGTTCGAAAATCGTGATTTGACTAAAACTATACATAGTTTTCATAGTGGTTGATTCGACTATGCGTTATCCTCTAATAATTTCTAAACCGTTTTGAAAAAGTTCTTGAAATAAAGTCTTTGCACGATACTCGTAGAATCCCTTAAGACATGATTTCATGGAAATCTAGGACTTCCTGTGTCTGAGGTCGATTCATATTGAGGTCAGTTTCCCAATGATATCGCCGATGCTGTATTCCATCTTCTTTAGATCCTTTCACTCACCTCTCCAATCGTTGCAGCGATGTCCTGACTGCATTTACAGTAGTccttaaattttttattagaAAGTCTTCTGTTTGCAGCAGTTTCTCTAGTCCCGTGATCGATGAGAAGTAATCAGAGCCGCGACACAAATGCCCCAGACAGGACAACAGTCCTAGGAGTACCAAGAGCCTCCTCATCTCGTAACTGAATTGATTTACtcagatatgtatatatactatatattatCTATGTATCCTTTTTGTCTCTATGGGGTCGTCTGCGTGTatgttctgctctgctgtttTGGGCGTCCACCCCTGTTCGCGTCTCGCAGCTAACTGATCGTTTGAGCAGACCTTCGGCTCGGGACTGCGACATCCCAGAGACAGTCGGCGAAGTCGTTTTGCACGGGTTTCGGGTACTTCTAGTCTCGATATCAAACTAGTTGGCTATGAATACTACTATTTGGAGAAAACTGTGTTATTAGCCTGTTTTGTGCATTCTGATGAAGAGCCTACACTGAGAAGAAGCCGTTGTGCTTTTGCTTCTTCTCTTCAGTGAAAGTTGACCGATctattttcaaattaaatgttCATATTTCAAAAGCAGACATCTCTGTATCATTTATGCATACTCCCCAATCAATCTTTCAGGAtggcatattttatttacttagTGGTTGCTTTCGTTTTTCTCAGTGTATGGAGTTCTTGATGATCGGGCGTGTTTTATGGCTTGTTTTGTTCTGATTTACTGATGTTTATCGCATTAGCTCGTTTTCAATTCCGATTCCAATTCCGATTCAGATTCGGCTTTGTCTTCGGCTTGGATAGGATTTGGGTTTGACTTAGACCAGACCGAGCATATTAATTCGCACTAATTGGACGGGCGTCGTTTGATATTTAAGACTGCACTCCGACTGGCAGTAGTGCTGGGAAGTGCCCTCGTGGAAAGTGGCTTCGTTATGGCTTATTAACATATCATTTCCGATTGGGGCTGGCTGCCATCATATGTCATTTTAGTTTATGGATTCCCGACTGTGCATTGACGGGCCGTTGTTTATGCTCATCGGTTCCGTCCGACATTTTGGAGCAATGAATCTTCAATGAAGTGTCAACATAAAAGAGGTGAAGGGCATAGCGAAGATGTTAATACTCCAGCCTAATTGCTATCAAAATTTTTAGCATTATGTATGATAAATTGCTCAAAAAGAGGTGTTGCAGCAAAATCCTATTACTATAATTATTCCTTGATTGAAACGAGGTGTCCGAAGGGTAAAGTTCTGTGGAGACTCGACTTTTAATGATCCCTGAGACGTATATTTTCTGTTCGTTGTCAATCGTAGTAAGTCTTTAgtaagggtatacaaatgcaaatcgaATCCCAAATAAACATCACTATTTATTTTGATTCGCAATCGCCTTTGATTTAATGCCTCCAAAGGTAGCCAACACCTGTTTGATGACCCGATGTTTGCCTTTGCTACTCGTATTTCCTCTTGCCAACAGACCAACCTCCGCTCAGTCGCAATTATGGGTCTCAGCCAAGCAGAAATGATGCCATTCCCAGCCACCCAGCGGCCCAGTCAGTTGTATTTGCCCTGTCCATTCACACGTCGACCATCGACCACTCCCTGGAGTGCGAGTGGAATGCAATAAAAAGCTGATATTCAATAAAATGTCAAGGCTGCCTTTATTTTATTCTCCCGGCGGCAATTAATACATATGTGAAGCCATGGAAACGGTTGGTTTCCCTGTCAACTGAGCCCCGTCCATGCGGCTGCAAGGGAAATTGAGATGAATAATCATGGCATGGGGTGTCATGACTGGGGTCAGCCAGTCAGAGATGAGCGCGTGGACTGGGATTTCAACCTCCCACCCACTCATCCCTGCTCGAGGATACTCACACA contains:
- the PH4alphaNE1 gene encoding prolyl 4-hydroxylase subunit alpha-2, yielding MRRLLVLLGLLSCLGHLCRGSDYFSSITGLEKLLQTEDFLIKNLRTTVNAVRTSLQRLESEVFAIEQEHVVAARDTENYLTNPVNVYRLMKRLHTDWPHLETRVQQIADKMDFNATQGYGLSFPSQEDVDGAALALVRLQSTYKLDVAQVAAGILNGIKYGSDMSWQDCFVLGQQLFEMEDYNNTKVWLRESMERLGRHSPAPATTPDSGTLNRMEAVAKSLFQLGDFDTAYELSQRVLQFDPKRIRNWHLGDKGAVTNPEEAEDMALPRHSDSYSLTQEFAHYEKVCRGEVGPSPRQERPLRCRYSLGSHPYRHLAPLKLEEHSLDPFVVTYHDMLSPRKIADLRLMAVPRMHRSTVNPLPGGQNKKSSFRVSKNAWLAYDSHPTMGGMLSDLSDATGLDMTFCEQLQVANYGVGGHYEPHWDFFRDPDHYPAEEGNRMATAIFYLSDVEQGGATAFPFLNFAVKPQLGNVLFWYNVHRSLDVDYRTKHAGCPVLKGSKWIGNVWIHEATQTFARPCDVFRDHEVSLEYEIIK